The Candidatus Nomurabacteria bacterium genome segment TTTTATCTTAAGCAAATATTTTCATTTTTGTGTGGTCAAAAACGAACCAAAAACCCACTGGGCGCTCAGCTCCCAATACACATCTGCTTGTAACTTCTACATAGCACAAAAAGGACTCCTTACAGTCGGTCCGATTCTTGTTAATAAAGACGAATCAGACTATTCTTTTTGTCTTGGCCATGCTAGAAGTTACATCATCTGAATCAATAGGGCGCTGAGATGCCCAGACCCAAGCGCACATTACGACAGGTTCGTAATTAAAAACATAACGCTACAGATAGCGTAGGTACGCTATCTGTAGCGTAGTGCTAGCTTTTTTAAAAATATTACTTAAACTTCTTTTTCCTTGGATATGTCAAAAATACGACACGCAAATCAACTGTGCAGAACAAGGCTATATCCACATTGCATGCACAGAAGATTGAATTGACATCACATTAGTTATGGATTATTGAAGTTAACATAGTAGAATAGTATTAATGAGTAAAAAAATTCTTGAGGGTGTTGGAGTTTCTCCTGTATTTAAGGGTTCGAACTATGCACTGTACTTGCATGATTCTATTGAGCTTATAAAACAGCTACCAGAAAATAGTATAGATATGATTTTTGCGGATCCTCCATACAATTTATCTAATGGTGGCTTTACTGTACATGCAGGCAAAAGAGTCAGCGTTCATAAAGGCGACTGGGACAAAAGTAATGGTGTAGAAGACGATTATATTTTCCACCATAACTGGATAAAAGAGTGTTATAGAATTTTAAAGCCTGAAGGAACTATATGGATAAGTGGCACCTACCACTCCATATACCAGTGTGGCTATGCGTTACAACAAGTTGGTTATAAAATTTTAAACGATATAAGTTGGTTCAAGCCTAATGCATCACCCAACTTAAGTGGTAGATACTTTACTGCGAGCCATGAAACATTGATTTGGGCAAGGAAAGATCATAAATCAAAACATGTTTTTAATTACCAAGATATGAAAAATGGTGAGTGGCACGTGGTTGATTTAATAAAAAAAGAAGGCAAACAGATGAGAAGTGTTTGGGCTATTGGGACGCCCAAACAGGATGAAAAAAAATATGGTAAGCATCCTACGCAAAAACCATTAGCACTATTGGAAAGAATTATATTAGCCTCAACACACCCATCTCATGTAATACTTGATCCATTTACTGGAAGCTCAACTACAGGTGTGGCTGCTCTTAAGTTTGGAAGAAAATTTATTGGTATTGATCTTGAAAAAGAATATTTAAATGTGTCAAAAAGTCGTTTAGAGGACGTAACTATTTAAAGGAGAAATAATGATAGAAGGTGGTATCGGCGGTGCAAATACTAAAACTGGAATCATATTTGAAGGACGCGTAGATCTACTCACTAAATTCAAGACACTTGATAGATATTCTGTTAAAGAAAACATTATTTTGTACGATAAAAAAGAGGTTGCGCGTTACTACAAGAAACGATCACTTTATAAATTACTCGAAGAAAATAATATTAACTATAAAGATTATATCTCTAAGCGGCTAGAACCTGATAACGCCATTTATGTCATCAAAGACAATACACTAAATGTCATAGAAATGAAGTTTCAAAGAGTTGCGGGATCTGTAGACGAGAAGCTACAAACCTGCGATTTTAAGAAAAAACAGTATAAAAAATTATTCTCAGCACTGAATTATGAGGTTGAATACATCTATATATTAAGTGATTGGTTTAGAAAAGAAGAGTACAAGGATACTCGCGACTATATTATTTCTGTTGGTTGTAAGTTATATTTTGAATATTTACCTCTAAATGAAATTGGCTTACCTGTGCCAGATGAAAGTCAATAATTAATATAAAGCTGCAACAGGAAATTATAACAAGTGAATTTAAAAGATATTATAATACCGTCACAATTTAGCAAATCAGATATTATTGAAGCATATATTTTTGGAAGTACCGCTAAAAATATTGATGGTCACGATAGAGATATTGCTTTATTTATCAGAAGTAATCACCCATCTTTTATACAAATGGGTAATGAATATAATTTGTATAATAATAATCTTGAGTATCATGTACTGCCTTATAATGACCAAGGCAAATCAATCTTTTATGCGATGTTGGAAATGAAAGATTATAAATATGGCACAGGTAAAGGTGTAGCTATCTCGGTAGATATAGATGAGAATACTGATGCAATGTAGAGGGTACTTATCTTAAAAGTTGTATAATTAGTATATATGTCACAAGAAGTATTAAGGCAATCTGATGACGATTTGCCGATTAATGTAGATGAGCTTCTCATAGAAATACAACTAGCTGCGAAAGAGCTCGGCAATGGGCGTAAGCATATGGATGAACGCCGTAAAATAGCTTATAGGTATATTATTAAAGAAAATATAATTGCACTGGGGCTAGACCCCCAGAACTACTACGGCGATTACCGCGCATTGCTACAGGCTCGCCCTTCAAGTCAAATTGTTGACGAAAACTAATTTTAGTAACAAATATTTATCTGATTCATTATTAAGCTTTTATTGAACTCTGCTGATGCCCAGTGGGTTTTTGGTTCGTTTTTGACCACACAAAAATGAAAACCAGAATAAATAGAGGTTCTTAAAATCAATGATGTTTATTTAGTATCCTTCATTGAACGATTGGCTGGGTCTGGGCATCTCGGCTCACTATTGATTCAGCTGATGTAACTTCTAGCATGGCCAAGACAAAAAGAGTAGTCTGACACTTCCCAAAGTAACAAGTGTCAGACCGACTGTAAGGAGTCCTTTTTGTGCTATGTAGAAGTTACTAGCAGATGAGTATTGTGAGCTGAGCGCCCAGTGGGTTTTTGGTTCGTTTTTGACCACACAAAAATGAAAAGTAATATAAGTAATATAGGTACTAAAAAGTACCAGAAATAAGTTGTAGTGTATCTACAAATTATTAATTTATGAAAAGACTATAAAAAGAGTATTTATTTTCCGTATGTTTTAGGAGTACTATTAGCCATATGGACTATAAAACTATGCAACAACAGGCACTACAGATAAGTAACTTGTACGATATGTTAAATAAAAAACATGCACAAAAAATATGGAACGAACAAGATGTTATGGCAGGTTTTGTGGGTGACGTAGGAGATTTATCTAAATTAATATTGGCAAAGAATAATTTGCGTAGTAAAGACAACGTAGACGAAGCTTTAGCGCACGAACTGAGTGATTGTTTATGGTCTTTGCTTGTGCTGGCAGACAAGCTTGGTATAGATTTAGACCAGGCATTCATAAAAACAATGGATAGCCTAGAACAAAAGCTTACTCAAAAACTGTAGAGCAAGTAGTAGCAAAAATATTCGTTCATTATATGGAAGACTACAATTACGAAAGTGGCTCATTTATTCCTGCTATACCTGTTATTTATATAATGGTGCGCATACGGCAATACAGGGAAATGCTAGCAAAACATATGGCACTCGCAAGCGAAGAAGCAGAATGGCGCTACACTGCCACCATGAATTAACACATAAGAGTTAGATTTTATAGCTAGGAAGAATTAGTAGAATCATTTGGTTTGGCAATGCAAAAGCCTCGTATATACTTATGCTTATGGACGATACCATGCAAGAATTTGTTAGTTGGCTAAAAACTGATCTTACTCATTTTGCAGCACTGGTAGAAGAAGGTTCGGTAGCTACAGACGACCCCAAGCAAGACGGCTATAGCGATATGATTTGCAGATAGTTGTATATAAAGATATTACAAGCGAAATGTTGGCGGTACGAAACTGGCTACAGCAACATCCGCTTGGCGATAATTACTTGTTGAGTCCACGTGTATATGAAGAATTTATCGTAGGTGATACATTAAATGATTTATCACTAAAATTTAGATCTAGAACCATTGCTGGCAGGGACGTGGTCGCAGAAAAGCTGCCACCGAGTAGGGAAGCTGCCATAAAAATTGGGTACGATGGTTTACAATATTTGGTTAAACGATTAGAGCGCCGCTGGCTAAACTTAGCCCACTGGTCAAATGATTACTCACGCCATAAAAACTATGAAATATATAAAAACTTCTTTGTGTATTTTGCGGCTCTACACTATGGCAAAACGGGGCACTATCCTAATAGTAGAGCAGACGTAGCAGAAGTCATGCCAGATCAACAATTAGCCCATAATGTATTATTAGTAACCAACGATATCGCCAATGCCAGCAAAGACCAACAAAACCTCGCATTAGAATCTGCCATACAAATCATCCAAAAAATGTAGTCGTAAAAAAATTAACACAAAACATTTTTACATAAATATTTGTATTGTCTAATAGTATGCATAAACGAATATAGACAAAAAAACAATAGTATGATATACTAAATTTACTTAATACTAATAAAAAAATGACAGAAACATTAACTGCACCAGAAATACTTATAGACTCCCGAAAAGATGCGATCCCTGACTATGAAGAAATTGAGCAAGGCATCAAAAGACGTGTCCTTGACTATTTGCACAATCATAGAGAGGAAATATCTATCCAAACAGTAGAATATGGCGAAGATTATGACGTATTATTGCCTCTTATAGAACAAGATGCGCCATGGAGTGTTGAACAAATACTTGAGAAATACTCAAAAAGACTGGCAAAAACTAAATCACATACATGGTGGGCAAAGACTCTTAATATAATAAGAGACAAGCTTCCAGATCCTAGCGCAACCGATGCTCTGCAGATGACCGCTGTTCACCATTTAACTCTAGAAGAAGACAATCAAGTACAGGGCGACTTCGAGATATACGATATAGGAAACGAAGAAATAGACGAAGATACACTAAAGACTGTATATGCTACGTTACAACTTATAGATCAATTTGCAGGTGGCTTAATTTCTAAAGATCCTAGGTTCAAAAGGGTAATACTGGTAACTGGCCTAGACATAGGGTCGGGTCTAGGAAGAAGACACGACGAGAATTCTCAAATTCTGGGCTATTTTAACAGAACAGATGAAGTTGTTATCAATATTAGCGGCATTAAAGTAAAAGCCCTAAATGCCGCAGTGTCGTATAATGAAACACTTTCAGCTGTACTCGTGCATGAAGTACTAGGACACGCCTTAGAAAAACTGATATTCAATAATAATGAATCATTTAATGAGCACTTTGACTACTCTGAAGAACGTATTACGGGCGAGATATATACCTCAATACACCAAGACATAAGCCCTATAGAAGAAACGCTTACTGAAACTACACAACCGGTACGTGAATATGGTTGGATGAATCCCGCTGAAGACTTAGCTACTACCGTAGATGGATTAGTAACAAGAGTGATGGGCTGGGACTTAGAAAAAATTAAAAATTTTAAAAGTAATCCTGATAGATATAGAGAAGAGATAATCATGCGTATGATGGATATGGCTGCCGCTAAGGCAAGAGAAATGGGAGCCTCTGGGGTTGTGGGGAGCCGCATTACATTCATACTAGATGAGCATGGCAATACAAAAGTAAGACCTGCGCAACAACCACACGTTACAACCGTAACGGGCGAAGAATATATCAAAAAGACAATAGACGATGCATATAAAGAAATAATCGAAACTATTCCACGTACTATACGCGTATACTTAGCGCCTGAAATGGTTATGTAAAAACAAAAGAGTTTATTTAGATCTCTACATTTTTATATTATACACACCCATAACAACAGCCTATTGGTACAGTACTTCTGGTATAATTGCTAGACATGAGAGTAACAGAACTATTTACCAAGACAAGCAAAACAGTACCAGCGGACGAGACAGCGAGAAACGCACAACTTCTTATACAAGCCGGTTTTATTCATAAAGAAATGGCAGGAGCCTACGCCTATTTGCCACTTGGCTTGCGTGTGATAGAAAACATCAAAACCATTGTGCGTGAAGAAATGAACGCCACAGGGAGCCAAGAATTATTAATGACGGTTCTGCAACCCAAAGAAATTTGGGAAAAAACCAATCGCTGGGACGATGCAGTGGTAGATAACTGGTTTAAAACAACGTTACTTAACGGCACAGAGCTGGGGGTAGGCTTAACCCACGAAGAACCAATCGTAGATGCGGCCAAGGGTTCAATTTCTTCTTATAAAGATTTGCCTAAAAGTGTCTACCAAATAGGTACAAAGTTCCGTAATGAAAAACGAGCGAAATCGGGCCTATTAAGAGGCCGAGAATTTATTATGAAAGACGCCTATACATTTGCCAAAGATCAAACCCAGCATGAAGAAATCTATGAAAAAATTGCGGCTGCTTACCACAAAGTATATGAACGCTTAGGTCTAGGCGATAGCACATACCGCGTAAAGGCAGATGGTGGGATTTTTACAAAAAGATATAGCGACGAATTTCAGACGGCAAGCCCTTTGGGCGAAGATACGATATTTACAGTGCCAGACACTGATATATTTTTTAATGCAGAAATAGCGCCGTCTCAGGCACCACAAGGTGCGCAACCGACCGATACATTACCAATGGAGCATCTAAAAACTCCAGGTGTAACAGGCGTGCAGCAACTATCAGAAGTCTTAGGCGTACCCGTAGAGAGAACAGTCAAAACAATGCTCTATATTGTAGACGGGGTACTTACTGCCGTGGCAGTACGGGGAGATTACGATGTAAACGAAATCAAGCTAAGGACAGCGCTTGGTGCTACGAAGGTGGCTTTAGCAGATGAGGCAACGATTAAAGAAACCACTGGTGCAGCCGTAGGCTACGCCGGATTAATTGGTTTGCCAAACGATGTTCAGATTATCGTGGATGATTCGCTAAAAACACTCGTTAACTTTGAGCTTGGTGCAAATAAAACAGACTATCACTGCATTAACGTAAACTGGGGCAGAGATTTGCCACTGCCAGAAAAGCTGTACGACGTTAAAATGGCCAAAACTGGTGATATTCATCCAGAAACTGGCAAAGTATACACGACCTTTAAAGGTGTAGAAGTGGGCAATATATTCCCCTTAGAAACAAAATTTACAGATGCACTAGATTTATACTATTCAGACGAAAACGGTGAACGAAAACAGATTATTATGGGAAGTTATGGCATAGGGGTTAGCCGATTAATGGGGGTTATAGCAGAGCATTTTGCCGATGACAAAGGGTTAGTTTGGCCAGAAAACATCGCACCGTTTTTAGTGTATCTTGTACAAATAGGTACAGACGAAGCTGTAGCGCAAGCAGCTAAAAACTTATACACAGAACTGGCTGCCAAGGGTATAGAAGTCCTGTGGGACGATAGGGATGCTCGCCCAGGTGAAAAATTTGCCGATGCCGATTTATATGGCATACCGTACCGCATTGTGGTAAGTAATAAGACACTACAGAGCAACCAATACGAAGTAAAAAAACGTTCTGAAAAAGATTCAGAAATGATATCAAAAGAAAAACTTGTCAATATGTTTACAACCTAGTACCATATGCTATACTACTACGGCTGCAGACAGGTGTGAAAAAGGAGCAACGCAGCTCATTTAACGGAAAAATAAGAGGGTAGAATGAATAAAGCATTCAAATTAACGCAGTCAGGAATAGACGAACTACAGGCAGAACTAGATGATTTAATTGCCCAACGCCCAGAAATTACTGAACGCATAAAAACAGCGAGAGAAATGGGTGATTTAAGTGAAAATGCAGAATACGCCAGTGCCCGCAGTGAACAAGATCGTTGCGAGCTACGTATTAAAGAAATTGAACACATTATTAAAAATGCCGAAATTATTAAGCAGCCAAAATCTGCTAACAAAGTACACCTTGGCAGCAAAGTTGTCCTAAAAAGCGACGGTGGCAAAACGCAGCAGTATCAAATTGTGGGTACGGTAGAAGCTAACCCGCTAGAAGGTAAAATTAGTGATGAATCACCAATTGGGCTTGCCTTAATGAACAAGACTGTCGGTGATAGCGTAGAAATTGTAACTCCTGCCCAGACAACCCTTTATAAAGTAACTGACATTTCCTAAACACATAATGCAGAGAAAAACCTCCTTAAAACTGCTATTCATAGGGGTAGGGCTGGCAGTTTTAGGTGCATTCTTAGCGCTTGTTGCGTCGCTCACGCTTGTGGGCTTTATAACTACTGCTATAGGCGTAGCACTCATATCATTAGTCGCATTTCGTATAGTGTAGGTTAAGCTATTTTTCAATAGATGCACCTAAAAGGCAAAATGCTCATTTTGCTGTATACTAATTTACAATGGCTACACTAAAAGAACTGCGCGACGAACGCCTGCGCAAACTAGACGATTTACATACACTTGGCGTTAATCCATATCCAGCGTCTTCGTATCGTACCCACATTGCTACCGATGTGACCAATAGATACGAAGAAACAAAAGGTCAAACGGTAACCCTTGCAGGGCGAATTACAAGTATTAGAAAGTTTGGAAAGATTGCATTTATCGTCATCAAAGA includes the following:
- a CDS encoding site-specific DNA-methyltransferase — protein: MSKKILEGVGVSPVFKGSNYALYLHDSIELIKQLPENSIDMIFADPPYNLSNGGFTVHAGKRVSVHKGDWDKSNGVEDDYIFHHNWIKECYRILKPEGTIWISGTYHSIYQCGYALQQVGYKILNDISWFKPNASPNLSGRYFTASHETLIWARKDHKSKHVFNYQDMKNGEWHVVDLIKKEGKQMRSVWAIGTPKQDEKKYGKHPTQKPLALLERIILASTHPSHVILDPFTGSSTTGVAALKFGRKFIGIDLEKEYLNVSKSRLEDVTI
- a CDS encoding nucleotide pyrophosphohydrolase — translated: MDYKTMQQQALQISNLYDMLNKKHAQKIWNEQDVMAGFVGDVGDLSKLILAKNNLRSKDNVDEALAHELSDCLWSLLVLADKLGIDLDQAFIKTMDSLEQKLTQKL
- a CDS encoding proline--tRNA ligase, yielding MRVTELFTKTSKTVPADETARNAQLLIQAGFIHKEMAGAYAYLPLGLRVIENIKTIVREEMNATGSQELLMTVLQPKEIWEKTNRWDDAVVDNWFKTTLLNGTELGVGLTHEEPIVDAAKGSISSYKDLPKSVYQIGTKFRNEKRAKSGLLRGREFIMKDAYTFAKDQTQHEEIYEKIAAAYHKVYERLGLGDSTYRVKADGGIFTKRYSDEFQTASPLGEDTIFTVPDTDIFFNAEIAPSQAPQGAQPTDTLPMEHLKTPGVTGVQQLSEVLGVPVERTVKTMLYIVDGVLTAVAVRGDYDVNEIKLRTALGATKVALADEATIKETTGAAVGYAGLIGLPNDVQIIVDDSLKTLVNFELGANKTDYHCINVNWGRDLPLPEKLYDVKMAKTGDIHPETGKVYTTFKGVEVGNIFPLETKFTDALDLYYSDENGERKQIIMGSYGIGVSRLMGVIAEHFADDKGLVWPENIAPFLVYLVQIGTDEAVAQAAKNLYTELAAKGIEVLWDDRDARPGEKFADADLYGIPYRIVVSNKTLQSNQYEVKKRSEKDSEMISKEKLVNMFTT
- the greA gene encoding transcription elongation factor GreA, whose amino-acid sequence is MNKAFKLTQSGIDELQAELDDLIAQRPEITERIKTAREMGDLSENAEYASARSEQDRCELRIKEIEHIIKNAEIIKQPKSANKVHLGSKVVLKSDGGKTQQYQIVGTVEANPLEGKISDESPIGLALMNKTVGDSVEIVTPAQTTLYKVTDIS